One genomic region from Bubalus bubalis isolate 160015118507 breed Murrah chromosome 12, NDDB_SH_1, whole genome shotgun sequence encodes:
- the LOC102416246 gene encoding vomeronasal secretory protein 1-like encodes MRTLALTLTVTLGLTSALQARDSLSFQGPDISGKWFITAFMETEGLTGDRVFPVTFSVLSDTHVWVSMTHRTRGFCYDVDVVLEKTSRPGTYTASRGKTHVDVEEPPAKDHLMFYCEGPFEAGRFRTAKLLSRNPDVNPEALEAFKKFVQRKGLSPEDVFTPEQTESCEPESD; translated from the exons ATGAGGACCCTGGCCCTGACTCTGACCGTCACCCTCGGCCTGACCTCAGCCCTGCAGGCCCGGGACAGCCTGTCCTTCCAGGGGCCGGAT ATTTCGGGGAAGTGGTTCATCACGGCCTTCATGGAGACCGAGGGCCTCACAGGGGACAGGGTGTTCCCCGTCACGTTCTCCGTCCTGAGCGACACCCACGTGTGGGTCTCCATGACACACAG AACCCGGGGCTTCTGCTATGACGTGGATGTCGTCCTGGAGAAGACCAGCAGGCCCGGCACTTACACGGCCT CGAGGGGCAAGACGCACGTGGATGTGGAGGAGCCGCCCGCAAAGGACCACCTCATGTTTTACTGTGAAGGGCCGTTCGAAGCGGGAAGGTTCAGAACAGCCAAGCTCTTGA GTAGGAATCCCGACGTGAACCCAGAGGCCCTGGAGGCTTTTAAGAAATTCGTCCAGCGCAAGGGCTTGTCCCCGGAGGACGTCTTCACACCTGAGCAGACAG AAAGCTGCGAGCCTGAAAGTGACTAG
- the LOC102389676 gene encoding lipocalin-1 isoform X2, whose product MRALLLTLGLVASLQAQDAPVSDSWTEDVSGKWYLKAVTTDQDIPGKNQESVMAMTFSVLEGGDLEAKVTSRVDGQCQETSLVLEETNDPGRYTAYGGKREVFVLPLRAQDHFILYCDGELDGRQIRVARLLGRNQENSPEAWEEFTEFAKAKGLNLEIFRPLQSETCSPGGN is encoded by the exons ATGAGGGCCCTGCTCTTGACCCTCGGCCTCGTTGCCTCCCTGCAGGCCCAGGACGCTCCGGTCTCGGACAGCTGGACTGAGGAC GTGTCAGGAAAATGGTATCTGAAGGCCGTGACCACAGACCAGGACATTCCCGGGAAGAATCAGGAGTCGGTGATGGCCATGACCTTCAGCGTCCTGGAGGGGGGCGACCTGGAGGCCAAAGTCACATCGCG GGTTGATGGTCAGTGTCAGGAGACGAGCCTGGTCCTGGAGGAAACCAATGATCCAGGCAGATACACAGCCT ACGGGGGCAAGCGTGAGGTGTTCGTCTTACCGCTGCGGGCGCAAGACCACTTCATCCTGTACTGTGACGGCGAGCTGGACGGACGGCAGATCCGCGTGGCGCGGCTTCTGG GAAGAAACCAGGAGAACAGCCCAGAGGCCTGGGAGGAGTTCACGGAGTTCGCAAAAGCCAAAGGGTTGAACCTGGAGATCTTCAGGCCCCTGCAGAGCG AAACTTGCTCTCCCGGAGGAAACTAG
- the LOC102389676 gene encoding lipocalin-1 isoform X1, with amino-acid sequence MRALLLTLGLVASLQAQDAPVSDSWTEDVSGKWYLKAVTTDQDIPGKNQESVMAMTFSVLEGGDLEAKVTSRVDGQCQETSLVLEETNDPGRYTAYGGKREVFVLPLRAQDHFILYCDGELDGRQIRVARLLGRNQENSPEAWEEFTEFAKAKGLNLEIFRPLQSGEKPTETCSPGGN; translated from the exons ATGAGGGCCCTGCTCTTGACCCTCGGCCTCGTTGCCTCCCTGCAGGCCCAGGACGCTCCGGTCTCGGACAGCTGGACTGAGGAC GTGTCAGGAAAATGGTATCTGAAGGCCGTGACCACAGACCAGGACATTCCCGGGAAGAATCAGGAGTCGGTGATGGCCATGACCTTCAGCGTCCTGGAGGGGGGCGACCTGGAGGCCAAAGTCACATCGCG GGTTGATGGTCAGTGTCAGGAGACGAGCCTGGTCCTGGAGGAAACCAATGATCCAGGCAGATACACAGCCT ACGGGGGCAAGCGTGAGGTGTTCGTCTTACCGCTGCGGGCGCAAGACCACTTCATCCTGTACTGTGACGGCGAGCTGGACGGACGGCAGATCCGCGTGGCGCGGCTTCTGG GAAGAAACCAGGAGAACAGCCCAGAGGCCTGGGAGGAGTTCACGGAGTTCGCAAAAGCCAAAGGGTTGAACCTGGAGATCTTCAGGCCCCTGCAGAGCGGTGAGAAGCCCACAG AAACTTGCTCTCCCGGAGGAAACTAG
- the LCN6 gene encoding epididymal-specific lipocalin-6 isoform X3: MLILETSKWRAAGEARVEGAPHTVPAPPCSPARLEDQERGRREPGDECRPHHCVQSHINGRPEAGGPLSPGPGRLLACGPREMRAVLLAALLAVVLVPSAQAVWLGRLDPQQVAAPPHRCGPGATRVLGPLWSPGSPGAPRTMGAAGGRAGGGGTAPHLRPLPQLMGSWYVLAVASGEKDFALEKATKSVEGVAVMLASQSTLKMRASRHRLERCHLQAVELRRQNSRWVFGNPSLGVLEYRVLGTNFRDYAIVFTQLEAQEEAFSTVELYSRTALASREALGRFAKWSRSLGFLSQQQAELQRDFTCAHKVFPFSGFWYVLAVASDAQGMLPHGGQRKLGASVVQVQEVGQLKVVLALNRSRGCQTHSLILRRDRKKPVFRNTLRGVEGFRVMVPNYSASVVYLRLGRAGRTTRTLLLFSRQPTCSFLSMKKFVNACEALGLASRAAVLPKDASCAHTILP; the protein is encoded by the exons ATGCTCATTCTGGAAACTTCCAAGTGGAGGGCCGCTGGAGAAGCCAGGGTGGAAGGGGCCCCGCACACGGTCCCAGCCCCTCCTTGCTCCCCGGCACGGCTGGAGGAccaggagagaggcaggagggagcctGGTGATGAGTGCCGCCCACACCACTGCGTTCAGAGCCATATAAACGGGCGTCCAGAGGCGGGAGGGCCGCTCAGCCCAGGCCCGGGCAGGTTGCTGGCGTGTGGACCTCGGGAGATGCGCGCAGTGCTGCTGGCCGCCCTGCTGGCTGTGGTCTTGGTGCCCAGCGCCCAGGCCGTGTGGCTGGGGAGGCTGGACCCTCAGCAGGTGGCGGCTCCCCCGCACCGGTGCGGGCCTGGGGCCACACGGGTCCTCGGGCCTTTGTGGTCTCCGGGCTCCCCCGGGGCCCCCCGGACCATGGGGGCTGCAGGAGgccgggctgggggtggagggacgGCCCCTCACCTGCGCCCCCTCCCTCAGCTCATGGGGTCCTGGTACGTCCTTGCTGTGGCCTCAGGGGAGAAGGACTTCGCGCTGGAAAAGGCCACGAAGAGCGTCGAGGGGGTCGCGGTGATGCTGGCGTCCCAGAGCACCCTGAAGATGCGGGCTTCCCGGCACAG GCTGGAGAGATGCCACCTGCAGGCTGTGGAGCTGCGGAGACAAAATTCCAGATGGGTCTTCGGGAATCCCT CCCTGGGCGTGCTGGAGTACCGGGTGCTGGGCACCAACTTCAGGGACTACGCCATAGTGTTCACGCagctggaggcccaggaggaGGCCTTCAGCACCGTGGAGCTGTACA GCCGGACGGCCCTGGCCAGTCGGGAGGCCCTGGGCCGCTTCGCCAAGTGGAGCCGGAGCCTGGGCTTCCTGTCGCAGCAGCAGGCCGAGCTCCAGAGGGACT TCACCTGCGCACACAAGGTCTTCCCG TTCTCAGGCTTCTGGTACGTCCTTGCTGTCGCCTCCGATGCCCAGGGGATGCTGCCGCACGGAGGCCAGAGGAAGCTGGGCGCATCCGTGGTGCAGGTTCAGGAGGTGGGCCAGCTGAAGGTGGTGCTCGCCTTGAACCG gTCCCGGGGGTGCCAGACACACTCGCTAATCCTGCGGAGAGACAGGAAGAAGCCGGTGTTCAGGAACACCT TGAGGGGCGTGGAGGGCTTCCGCGTGATGGTCCCCAACTACAGTGCCAGCGTGGTCTACCTGCGCCTGGGCCGGGCCGGCCGGACCACCAGGACCCTGCTGCTCTTCA GCAGACAGCCCACGTGCAGCTTCCTGAGCATGAAAAAGTTCGTCAACGCGTGTGAGGCCCTGGGGCTCGCCAGCCGGGCGGCCGTGCTCCCAAAAGACG CCTCCTGTGCGCACACCATCCTGCCGTGA
- the LCN6 gene encoding epididymal-specific lipocalin-6 isoform X5, giving the protein MLILETSKWRAAGEARVEGAPHTVPAPPCSPARLEDQERGRREPGDECRPHHCVQSHINGRPEAGGPLSPGPGRLLACGPREMRAVLLAALLAVVLVPSAQAVWLGRLDPQQVAAPPHRCGPGATRVLGPLWSPGSPGAPRTMGAAGGRAGGGGTAPHLRPLPQLMGSWYVLAVASGEKDFALEKATKSVEGVAVMLASQSTLKMRASRHRLERCHLQAVELRRQNSRWVFGNPSLGVLEYRVLGTNFRDYAIVFTQLEAQEEAFSTVELYSRTALASREALGRFAKWSRSLGFLSQQQAELQRDFLRLLVRPCCRLRCPGDAAARRPEEAGRIRGAGSGGGPAEGGARLEPVPGVPDTLANPAERQEEAGVQEHLEGRGGLPRDGPQLQCQRGLPAPGPGRPDHQDPAALQQTAHVQLPEHEKVRQRV; this is encoded by the exons ATGCTCATTCTGGAAACTTCCAAGTGGAGGGCCGCTGGAGAAGCCAGGGTGGAAGGGGCCCCGCACACGGTCCCAGCCCCTCCTTGCTCCCCGGCACGGCTGGAGGAccaggagagaggcaggagggagcctGGTGATGAGTGCCGCCCACACCACTGCGTTCAGAGCCATATAAACGGGCGTCCAGAGGCGGGAGGGCCGCTCAGCCCAGGCCCGGGCAGGTTGCTGGCGTGTGGACCTCGGGAGATGCGCGCAGTGCTGCTGGCCGCCCTGCTGGCTGTGGTCTTGGTGCCCAGCGCCCAGGCCGTGTGGCTGGGGAGGCTGGACCCTCAGCAGGTGGCGGCTCCCCCGCACCGGTGCGGGCCTGGGGCCACACGGGTCCTCGGGCCTTTGTGGTCTCCGGGCTCCCCCGGGGCCCCCCGGACCATGGGGGCTGCAGGAGgccgggctgggggtggagggacgGCCCCTCACCTGCGCCCCCTCCCTCAGCTCATGGGGTCCTGGTACGTCCTTGCTGTGGCCTCAGGGGAGAAGGACTTCGCGCTGGAAAAGGCCACGAAGAGCGTCGAGGGGGTCGCGGTGATGCTGGCGTCCCAGAGCACCCTGAAGATGCGGGCTTCCCGGCACAG GCTGGAGAGATGCCACCTGCAGGCTGTGGAGCTGCGGAGACAAAATTCCAGATGGGTCTTCGGGAATCCCT CCCTGGGCGTGCTGGAGTACCGGGTGCTGGGCACCAACTTCAGGGACTACGCCATAGTGTTCACGCagctggaggcccaggaggaGGCCTTCAGCACCGTGGAGCTGTACA GCCGGACGGCCCTGGCCAGTCGGGAGGCCCTGGGCCGCTTCGCCAAGTGGAGCCGGAGCCTGGGCTTCCTGTCGCAGCAGCAGGCCGAGCTCCAGAGGGACT TTCTCAGGCTTCTGGTACGTCCTTGCTGTCGCCTCCGATGCCCAGGGGATGCTGCCGCACGGAGGCCAGAGGAAGCTGGGCGCATCCGTGGTGCAGGTTCAGGAGGTGGGCCAGCTGAAGGTGGTGCTCGCCTTGAACCG gTCCCGGGGGTGCCAGACACACTCGCTAATCCTGCGGAGAGACAGGAAGAAGCCGGTGTTCAGGAACACCT TGAGGGGCGTGGAGGGCTTCCGCGTGATGGTCCCCAACTACAGTGCCAGCGTGGTCTACCTGCGCCTGGGCCGGGCCGGCCGGACCACCAGGACCCTGCTGCTCTTCA GCAGACAGCCCACGTGCAGCTTCCTGAGCATGAAAAAGTTCGTCAACGCGTGTGA
- the LCN6 gene encoding epididymal-specific lipocalin-6 isoform X4: MLILETSKWRAAGEARVEGAPHTVPAPPCSPARLEDQERGRREPGDECRPHHCVQSHINGRPEAGGPLSPGPGRLLACGPREMRAVLLAALLAVVLVPSAQAVWLGRLDPQQVAAPPHRCGPGATRVLGPLWSPGSPGAPRTMGAAGGRAGGGGTAPHLRPLPQLMGSWYVLAVASGEKDFALEKATKSVEGVAVMLASQSTLKMRASRHSLAASPVSRRGRFFVQGPPEQLLKAGEMPPAGCGAAETKFQMGLRESLPGRAGVPGAGHQLQGLRHSVHAAGGPGGGLQHRGAVQPDGPGQSGGPGPLRQVEPEPGLPVAAAGRAPEGLHLRTQGLPVLRLLVRPCCRLRCPGDAAARRPEEAGRIRGAGSGGGPAEGGARLEPVPGVPDTLANPAERQEEAGVQEHLEGRGGLPRDGPQLQCQRGLPAPGPGRPDHQDPAALQQTAHVQLPEHEKVRQRV, from the exons ATGCTCATTCTGGAAACTTCCAAGTGGAGGGCCGCTGGAGAAGCCAGGGTGGAAGGGGCCCCGCACACGGTCCCAGCCCCTCCTTGCTCCCCGGCACGGCTGGAGGAccaggagagaggcaggagggagcctGGTGATGAGTGCCGCCCACACCACTGCGTTCAGAGCCATATAAACGGGCGTCCAGAGGCGGGAGGGCCGCTCAGCCCAGGCCCGGGCAGGTTGCTGGCGTGTGGACCTCGGGAGATGCGCGCAGTGCTGCTGGCCGCCCTGCTGGCTGTGGTCTTGGTGCCCAGCGCCCAGGCCGTGTGGCTGGGGAGGCTGGACCCTCAGCAGGTGGCGGCTCCCCCGCACCGGTGCGGGCCTGGGGCCACACGGGTCCTCGGGCCTTTGTGGTCTCCGGGCTCCCCCGGGGCCCCCCGGACCATGGGGGCTGCAGGAGgccgggctgggggtggagggacgGCCCCTCACCTGCGCCCCCTCCCTCAGCTCATGGGGTCCTGGTACGTCCTTGCTGTGGCCTCAGGGGAGAAGGACTTCGCGCTGGAAAAGGCCACGAAGAGCGTCGAGGGGGTCGCGGTGATGCTGGCGTCCCAGAGCACCCTGAAGATGCGGGCTTCCCGGCACAG CTTGGCAGCGTCTCCGGTCAGCAGGAGAGGACGCTTCTTTGTTCAAGGCCCTCCTGAGCAGCTGCTCAAG GCTGGAGAGATGCCACCTGCAGGCTGTGGAGCTGCGGAGACAAAATTCCAGATGGGTCTTCGGGAATCCCT CCCTGGGCGTGCTGGAGTACCGGGTGCTGGGCACCAACTTCAGGGACTACGCCATAGTGTTCACGCagctggaggcccaggaggaGGCCTTCAGCACCGTGGAGCTGTACA GCCGGACGGCCCTGGCCAGTCGGGAGGCCCTGGGCCGCTTCGCCAAGTGGAGCCGGAGCCTGGGCTTCCTGTCGCAGCAGCAGGCCGAGCTCCAGAGGGACT TCACCTGCGCACACAAGGTCTTCCCG TTCTCAGGCTTCTGGTACGTCCTTGCTGTCGCCTCCGATGCCCAGGGGATGCTGCCGCACGGAGGCCAGAGGAAGCTGGGCGCATCCGTGGTGCAGGTTCAGGAGGTGGGCCAGCTGAAGGTGGTGCTCGCCTTGAACCG gTCCCGGGGGTGCCAGACACACTCGCTAATCCTGCGGAGAGACAGGAAGAAGCCGGTGTTCAGGAACACCT TGAGGGGCGTGGAGGGCTTCCGCGTGATGGTCCCCAACTACAGTGCCAGCGTGGTCTACCTGCGCCTGGGCCGGGCCGGCCGGACCACCAGGACCCTGCTGCTCTTCA GCAGACAGCCCACGTGCAGCTTCCTGAGCATGAAAAAGTTCGTCAACGCGTGTGA
- the LCN6 gene encoding epididymal-specific lipocalin-6 isoform X1 — MLILETSKWRAAGEARVEGAPHTVPAPPCSPARLEDQERGRREPGDECRPHHCVQSHINGRPEAGGPLSPGPGRLLACGPREMRAVLLAALLAVVLVPSAQAVWLGRLDPQQVAAPPHRCGPGATRVLGPLWSPGSPGAPRTMGAAGGRAGGGGTAPHLRPLPQLMGSWYVLAVASGEKDFALEKATKSVEGVAVMLASQSTLKMRASRHSLAASPVSRRGRFFVQGPPEQLLKAGEMPPAGCGAAETKFQMGLRESLPGRAGVPGAGHQLQGLRHSVHAAGGPGGGLQHRGAVQPDGPGQSGGPGPLRQVEPEPGLPVAAAGRAPEGLHLRTQGLPVNAAPTRGPEEAGQTLPSSPSRLGAGQGATCSQGLLLRIQIKQFHKPSRGLLRVSKQGPGPESAAPPGGSPRALGRQEARPPELELDPVVWVTCGQGAGLGRPGRESLAFPGALGQGGGPGTPESRSLSVFLCPEVLAEAGAAGGRGHLALCWYWVYTHTDICEHTQTHTHTHAHMSGPAKGITQAAPASAPARSEPRPQRPRFLCARPVE, encoded by the exons ATGCTCATTCTGGAAACTTCCAAGTGGAGGGCCGCTGGAGAAGCCAGGGTGGAAGGGGCCCCGCACACGGTCCCAGCCCCTCCTTGCTCCCCGGCACGGCTGGAGGAccaggagagaggcaggagggagcctGGTGATGAGTGCCGCCCACACCACTGCGTTCAGAGCCATATAAACGGGCGTCCAGAGGCGGGAGGGCCGCTCAGCCCAGGCCCGGGCAGGTTGCTGGCGTGTGGACCTCGGGAGATGCGCGCAGTGCTGCTGGCCGCCCTGCTGGCTGTGGTCTTGGTGCCCAGCGCCCAGGCCGTGTGGCTGGGGAGGCTGGACCCTCAGCAGGTGGCGGCTCCCCCGCACCGGTGCGGGCCTGGGGCCACACGGGTCCTCGGGCCTTTGTGGTCTCCGGGCTCCCCCGGGGCCCCCCGGACCATGGGGGCTGCAGGAGgccgggctgggggtggagggacgGCCCCTCACCTGCGCCCCCTCCCTCAGCTCATGGGGTCCTGGTACGTCCTTGCTGTGGCCTCAGGGGAGAAGGACTTCGCGCTGGAAAAGGCCACGAAGAGCGTCGAGGGGGTCGCGGTGATGCTGGCGTCCCAGAGCACCCTGAAGATGCGGGCTTCCCGGCACAG CTTGGCAGCGTCTCCGGTCAGCAGGAGAGGACGCTTCTTTGTTCAAGGCCCTCCTGAGCAGCTGCTCAAG GCTGGAGAGATGCCACCTGCAGGCTGTGGAGCTGCGGAGACAAAATTCCAGATGGGTCTTCGGGAATCCCT CCCTGGGCGTGCTGGAGTACCGGGTGCTGGGCACCAACTTCAGGGACTACGCCATAGTGTTCACGCagctggaggcccaggaggaGGCCTTCAGCACCGTGGAGCTGTACA GCCGGACGGCCCTGGCCAGTCGGGAGGCCCTGGGCCGCTTCGCCAAGTGGAGCCGGAGCCTGGGCTTCCTGTCGCAGCAGCAGGCCGAGCTCCAGAGGGACT TCACCTGCGCACACAAGGTCTTCCCG TGAATGCTGCACCCACCAGGGGCCCGGAGGAGGCTGGCCAGACACTGCCCTCCTCGCCCAGCCGCctaggggctgggcagggggccACCTGCTCCCAGGGGCTCTTGCTGCGGATTCAAATAAAGCAGTTCCACAAACCCTCCCGGGGTCTCTTGCGTGTGTCCAAGCAGGGCCCTGGGCCGGAGAGTGCTGCTCCCCCCGGGGGGTCACCCCGGGCCCTGGGCCGACAGGAGGCCCGTCCGCCTGAGCTGGAGCTAGACCCTGTGGTCTGGGTGACGTGTGGGCAGGGCGCTGGGCTGGGGCGCCCAGGGCGTGAGAGCTTGGCTTttcctggggccctggggcagggcggggggccAGGTACCCCAGAGAGCCGGAGTCTGTCTGTCTTCCTGTGTCCTGAAGTCCTGGCAGAAGCAGGGGCTGCCGGGGGGCGGGGTCATCTCGCACTCTGCTGGTATtgggtgtacacacacacagacatatgtgaacacacacaaacacacacacacacacacgcacacatgtcaGGACCTGCCAAGGGCATCACGCAGGCGGCCCCAGCGTCAGCACCAGCACGGTCCGAGCCCCGTCCTCAGAGACCCCGCTTCCTGTGTGCACGCCCCGTGGAGTAA
- the LCN6 gene encoding epididymal-specific lipocalin-6 isoform X2: MLILETSKWRAAGEARVEGAPHTVPAPPCSPARLEDQERGRREPGDECRPHHCVQSHINGRPEAGGPLSPGPGRLLACGPREMRAVLLAALLAVVLVPSAQAVWLGRLDPQQLMGSWYVLAVASGEKDFALEKATKSVEGVAVMLASQSTLKMRASRHSLAASPVSRRGRFFVQGPPEQLLKAGEMPPAGCGAAETKFQMGLRESLPGRAGVPGAGHQLQGLRHSVHAAGGPGGGLQHRGAVQPDGPGQSGGPGPLRQVEPEPGLPVAAAGRAPEGLHLRTQGLPVNAAPTRGPEEAGQTLPSSPSRLGAGQGATCSQGLLLRIQIKQFHKPSRGLLRVSKQGPGPESAAPPGGSPRALGRQEARPPELELDPVVWVTCGQGAGLGRPGRESLAFPGALGQGGGPGTPESRSLSVFLCPEVLAEAGAAGGRGHLALCWYWVYTHTDICEHTQTHTHTHAHMSGPAKGITQAAPASAPARSEPRPQRPRFLCARPVE; the protein is encoded by the exons ATGCTCATTCTGGAAACTTCCAAGTGGAGGGCCGCTGGAGAAGCCAGGGTGGAAGGGGCCCCGCACACGGTCCCAGCCCCTCCTTGCTCCCCGGCACGGCTGGAGGAccaggagagaggcaggagggagcctGGTGATGAGTGCCGCCCACACCACTGCGTTCAGAGCCATATAAACGGGCGTCCAGAGGCGGGAGGGCCGCTCAGCCCAGGCCCGGGCAGGTTGCTGGCGTGTGGACCTCGGGAGATGCGCGCAGTGCTGCTGGCCGCCCTGCTGGCTGTGGTCTTGGTGCCCAGCGCCCAGGCCGTGTGGCTGGGGAGGCTGGACCCTCAGCAG CTCATGGGGTCCTGGTACGTCCTTGCTGTGGCCTCAGGGGAGAAGGACTTCGCGCTGGAAAAGGCCACGAAGAGCGTCGAGGGGGTCGCGGTGATGCTGGCGTCCCAGAGCACCCTGAAGATGCGGGCTTCCCGGCACAG CTTGGCAGCGTCTCCGGTCAGCAGGAGAGGACGCTTCTTTGTTCAAGGCCCTCCTGAGCAGCTGCTCAAG GCTGGAGAGATGCCACCTGCAGGCTGTGGAGCTGCGGAGACAAAATTCCAGATGGGTCTTCGGGAATCCCT CCCTGGGCGTGCTGGAGTACCGGGTGCTGGGCACCAACTTCAGGGACTACGCCATAGTGTTCACGCagctggaggcccaggaggaGGCCTTCAGCACCGTGGAGCTGTACA GCCGGACGGCCCTGGCCAGTCGGGAGGCCCTGGGCCGCTTCGCCAAGTGGAGCCGGAGCCTGGGCTTCCTGTCGCAGCAGCAGGCCGAGCTCCAGAGGGACT TCACCTGCGCACACAAGGTCTTCCCG TGAATGCTGCACCCACCAGGGGCCCGGAGGAGGCTGGCCAGACACTGCCCTCCTCGCCCAGCCGCctaggggctgggcagggggccACCTGCTCCCAGGGGCTCTTGCTGCGGATTCAAATAAAGCAGTTCCACAAACCCTCCCGGGGTCTCTTGCGTGTGTCCAAGCAGGGCCCTGGGCCGGAGAGTGCTGCTCCCCCCGGGGGGTCACCCCGGGCCCTGGGCCGACAGGAGGCCCGTCCGCCTGAGCTGGAGCTAGACCCTGTGGTCTGGGTGACGTGTGGGCAGGGCGCTGGGCTGGGGCGCCCAGGGCGTGAGAGCTTGGCTTttcctggggccctggggcagggcggggggccAGGTACCCCAGAGAGCCGGAGTCTGTCTGTCTTCCTGTGTCCTGAAGTCCTGGCAGAAGCAGGGGCTGCCGGGGGGCGGGGTCATCTCGCACTCTGCTGGTATtgggtgtacacacacacagacatatgtgaacacacacaaacacacacacacacacacgcacacatgtcaGGACCTGCCAAGGGCATCACGCAGGCGGCCCCAGCGTCAGCACCAGCACGGTCCGAGCCCCGTCCTCAGAGACCCCGCTTCCTGTGTGCACGCCCCGTGGAGTAA
- the LOC102416569 gene encoding lipocalin-15 isoform X1, with the protein MRACPGPGLPTLGHWRPCLGAEVRGFGRICLRPPNPSGSTWEDALPWRGRPANHSSQPPLLAGFQGAVDTGQAAWKFSGLWYVVSMVSDCKVFLGKKDHLLMSTRDIKASAGGNLSVHMEFPRADGCNQADAEYLRVGAQGHFRVPALGYLDVRVVDTDYSSFAVVYIYKELEGALSTMVQLYSRTQEASPQALEAFQDFYPTVGLPADMVAMLPKSDVCSPGDRNAP; encoded by the exons ATGAGAGCTTGCCCTGGACCTGGGCTGCCCACTCTGGGTCACTGGAGACCCTGCCTGGGAGCGGAGGTCAGAGGGTTCGGCAGGATCTGTCTGAGGCCCCCAAACCCAAGCGGAAGTACCTGGGAGGATGCCCTCCCATGGAGGGGGCGCCCTGCAAACCACAGCTCCCAGCCACCTCTGCTGGCTGGCTTCCAGGGTGCCGTGGACACAGGACAGGCAGCGTGGAAG TTCTCAGGCCTCTGGTACGTGGTCTCCATGGTCTCTGACTGCAAGGTCTTCTTGGGCAAGAAGGACCACCTGCTGATGTCCACCAGGGACATCAAGGCCTCGGCGGGGGGCAACCTCAGCGTCCACATGGAGTTCCCCCG GGCCGACGGCTGTAACCAGGCGGATGCGGAGTACCTGAGAGTGGGTGCCCAGGGGCACTTCCGAGTCCCAG CCTTGGGCTACCTGGACGTGCGCGTGGTGGACACGGACTACAGCTCCTTCGCCGTGGTCTACATCTACAAGGAGCTGGAGGGCGCGCTCAGCACCATGGTGCAGCTCTACA GCCGGACCCAAGAAGCGAGTCCCCAGGCCCTGGAGGCCTTCCAGGACTTCTACCCGACGGTGGGGCTGCCAGCGGACATGGTGGCCATGCTGCCCAAGTCAG ATGTGTGCTCCCCGGGGGACAGGAACGCACCCTGA
- the LOC102416569 gene encoding lipocalin-15 isoform X2, whose protein sequence is MGATLLSCVLLVLLPPSARADVLAQPDFDANKFSGLWYVVSMVSDCKVFLGKKDHLLMSTRDIKASAGGNLSVHMEFPRADGCNQADAEYLRVGAQGHFRVPALGYLDVRVVDTDYSSFAVVYIYKELEGALSTMVQLYSRTQEASPQALEAFQDFYPTVGLPADMVAMLPKSDVCSPGDRNAP, encoded by the exons ATGGGGGCCACGCTGCTGAGCTGCGTCCTGCTGGTGCTCTTGCCACCCTCGGCTCGGGCGGACGTGCTGGCGCAGCCAGATTTTGATGCCAACAAG TTCTCAGGCCTCTGGTACGTGGTCTCCATGGTCTCTGACTGCAAGGTCTTCTTGGGCAAGAAGGACCACCTGCTGATGTCCACCAGGGACATCAAGGCCTCGGCGGGGGGCAACCTCAGCGTCCACATGGAGTTCCCCCG GGCCGACGGCTGTAACCAGGCGGATGCGGAGTACCTGAGAGTGGGTGCCCAGGGGCACTTCCGAGTCCCAG CCTTGGGCTACCTGGACGTGCGCGTGGTGGACACGGACTACAGCTCCTTCGCCGTGGTCTACATCTACAAGGAGCTGGAGGGCGCGCTCAGCACCATGGTGCAGCTCTACA GCCGGACCCAAGAAGCGAGTCCCCAGGCCCTGGAGGCCTTCCAGGACTTCTACCCGACGGTGGGGCTGCCAGCGGACATGGTGGCCATGCTGCCCAAGTCAG ATGTGTGCTCCCCGGGGGACAGGAACGCACCCTGA